One genomic segment of Streptomyces sp. NBC_00239 includes these proteins:
- a CDS encoding DUF58 domain-containing protein has protein sequence MALTGRAALLAALGTLPVGLLEPSWTGILAVNGPLALACACDYALAAPVRTLRLARSGDTSVRLGESAEVGLTVTNTGSRTLRARIRDAWPPSSWLPGTESAASRHRLTVPPGERRRVTTVLHPTRRGDRRAARVTVRSYGPLGLLARQGGHDVPWTVRVLPAFNSRKHLPSKLARLRELDGRTSVLTRGEGTEFDSLRDYVPGDDTRSIDWRATARRPRVAVRTWRPERDRHILICLDTGRTSAGRVGDAPRLDSAMDAALLLAALAARAGDRVDLLAHDRRVRALVQGRAARDVLPALVNAMAPLEPELVETDTRTMVSTILKSAPRRSLVVLLTSLDAAPIEEGLLPVLPQLTQRHTVLVASVADPHIERMTKSRGTTEAVYEAAAGAQAQEQRRRTADQLARHGVTVVDATPEELAPALADAYLALKAAGRL, from the coding sequence ATGGCCCTCACCGGACGCGCCGCCCTGCTGGCGGCACTCGGCACCCTCCCGGTGGGCCTGCTGGAGCCCAGCTGGACCGGCATCCTCGCCGTCAACGGCCCGCTGGCCCTCGCCTGCGCCTGCGACTACGCGCTGGCCGCCCCGGTACGGACCCTGCGCCTGGCCCGCTCCGGCGACACGTCGGTGCGCCTCGGCGAGAGCGCCGAGGTCGGGCTGACCGTCACGAACACCGGCAGCCGCACGCTACGGGCCCGGATCCGGGACGCCTGGCCGCCGAGCTCCTGGCTGCCGGGCACCGAGTCCGCGGCGTCACGGCACCGGCTGACGGTCCCGCCGGGCGAGCGCCGCCGCGTCACGACCGTCCTGCACCCCACCCGCCGCGGCGACCGCCGCGCGGCCCGCGTCACGGTCCGCTCGTACGGCCCGCTGGGCCTGCTGGCCCGTCAGGGCGGCCACGACGTGCCTTGGACGGTCCGGGTGCTGCCCGCGTTCAACAGCCGCAAGCACCTCCCGTCGAAGCTGGCCCGCCTGCGCGAACTGGACGGCCGCACCAGCGTCCTGACCCGCGGTGAGGGAACCGAGTTCGACAGCCTCCGCGATTACGTGCCCGGCGACGACACCCGCTCGATCGACTGGCGGGCGACGGCCCGCCGCCCCCGCGTCGCCGTCCGCACCTGGCGCCCGGAGCGGGACCGCCACATCCTGATCTGCCTGGACACGGGCCGCACGTCGGCCGGCCGGGTCGGGGACGCTCCCCGCCTGGACTCGGCGATGGACGCGGCCCTGCTGCTGGCCGCGCTGGCGGCCCGCGCGGGCGACCGGGTGGACCTGCTGGCGCACGACCGCCGGGTCCGCGCCCTCGTCCAGGGCCGCGCCGCCCGCGACGTACTGCCGGCCCTGGTCAACGCGATGGCCCCGCTGGAGCCCGAGCTGGTCGAGACGGACACCCGCACGATGGTGTCCACCATCCTCAAGAGCGCCCCGCGCCGTTCCCTGGTCGTCCTCCTGACCAGCCTGGACGCGGCTCCCATCGAGGAGGGCCTGCTCCCGGTCCTGCCGCAGCTCACCCAGCGCCACACGGTCCTGGTGGCCTCCGTCGCGGATCCGCACATCGAGCGGATGACGAAGTCCCGCGGAACCACCGAGGCCGTCTACGAGGCCGCTGCCGGCGCCCAGGCCCAGGAACAGCGCCGCCGTACCGCGGACCAGCTGGCCCGGCACGGCGTCACGGTCGTGGACGCCACCCCCGAGGAACTCGCCCCCGCCCTGGCCGACGCCTACCTCGCCCTCAAGGCCGCCGGCCGCCTCTGA
- a CDS encoding AAA family ATPase gives MTAQPAGQAAHPDSADSARASLEALRAEIGKAVVGQDPAVTGLVVALLCRGHVLLEGVPGVAKTLLVRALAASLALDTKRVQFTPDLMPSDVTGSLVYDARTAEFSFQEGPVFTNLMLADEINRTPPKTQSSLLEAMEERQVTVDGTPRMLPDPFLVAATQNPVEYEGTYPLPEAQLDRFLLKLTVPLPGRQDEIDVLTRHAAGFNPRDLKAAGVRPVAGPADLEAARRAVAGTAVSAEIAGYVVDICRATRESPSLTLGVSPRGATALLSTARAWAWLTGRDYVIPDDVKALALPTLRHRVQLRPEAEMEGVTADSVITAILTHVPVPR, from the coding sequence ATGACGGCCCAGCCCGCCGGCCAGGCGGCCCACCCGGATTCCGCCGACAGCGCCCGCGCCTCCCTGGAGGCGCTCCGCGCCGAGATCGGAAAGGCCGTGGTCGGCCAGGACCCCGCCGTCACCGGTCTCGTGGTCGCCCTGCTCTGCCGCGGCCACGTCCTCCTCGAAGGCGTCCCCGGCGTCGCGAAGACCCTTCTGGTGCGCGCCCTGGCGGCCTCCCTCGCGCTGGACACCAAGCGCGTCCAGTTCACCCCGGACCTGATGCCCAGCGATGTCACCGGCTCCCTCGTCTACGACGCCCGCACCGCCGAGTTCTCCTTCCAGGAGGGCCCGGTCTTCACGAACCTGATGCTCGCCGACGAGATCAACCGGACCCCTCCCAAGACCCAGTCCTCCCTCCTGGAGGCCATGGAGGAACGCCAGGTCACCGTCGACGGCACGCCCAGGATGCTGCCCGACCCGTTCCTCGTCGCGGCCACCCAGAACCCCGTCGAGTACGAGGGCACCTACCCGCTCCCCGAGGCCCAGCTGGACCGCTTCCTCCTGAAGCTGACCGTCCCGCTGCCCGGCCGCCAGGACGAGATCGACGTACTGACCCGGCACGCGGCGGGCTTCAACCCCCGCGACCTGAAGGCCGCCGGCGTCCGCCCGGTCGCCGGCCCCGCCGACCTGGAGGCGGCCCGCCGGGCCGTGGCCGGTACCGCGGTGTCCGCCGAGATCGCCGGCTACGTCGTCGACATCTGCCGCGCCACCCGCGAGTCCCCGTCCCTGACGCTCGGCGTCTCGCCGCGCGGTGCGACCGCCCTGCTCTCCACGGCCCGCGCCTGGGCCTGGCTCACCGGCCGCGACTACGTCATCCCCGATGACGTGAAGGCCCTCGCCCTGCCGACGCTCCGGCACCGCGTCCAGCTGCGCCCCGAGGCCGAGATGGAGGGCGTCACCGCGGATTCGGTCATCACCGCGATCCTCACCCACGTCCCCGTCCCCCGCTGA
- a CDS encoding DUF4350 domain-containing protein — protein MTTPTTIPARPTAPPAPDGPRTSTARSPRQIWLSTRGLLLALAVLLIAGFAIAAFNSGDAHGRLDPRSADPQGSRAVAELLAARGVDTRVVTTSQEAAAAAAPGTTLLVTAPDLLTADQRAALKTAMDLAGGRTVLLAPGPTALGSLTPGVTAEPPAGPGTADPACTLPAAVSAGPAETGDGIRYATRLPRATGCYPAGGTPTLLVLPATAPAAGDTVLLGSPAPLLNERLAEGGNASLALHLLGSRPHLVWYLPSLADPALTEGTGPQRSFADLIPAGWSWAVLQLAVAAGLAALWRARRLGPLVAERLPVAIRASEATEGRARLYRKADARDRAAAVLRAATRTRLAGLLGVPAGRAHDPATLLPALSAVRSGRAGTPAPAPTAASATPPADAAALLFGTAPADDAALVALADHLDALEREVRTS, from the coding sequence ATGACCACTCCCACGACCATCCCCGCCCGGCCCACCGCGCCCCCGGCCCCCGACGGCCCCCGGACGTCCACCGCGCGCAGTCCGCGGCAGATCTGGCTGAGCACCCGCGGGCTGCTGCTCGCTCTCGCCGTGCTGCTGATCGCCGGCTTCGCGATCGCCGCGTTCAACTCCGGTGACGCGCACGGCCGTCTCGACCCCCGCTCGGCCGATCCGCAGGGCAGCCGTGCCGTGGCGGAGCTGCTGGCCGCCCGCGGCGTCGACACCCGTGTCGTGACCACGTCCCAAGAGGCCGCCGCCGCGGCGGCCCCCGGCACGACCCTGCTGGTCACCGCCCCCGACCTGCTCACCGCGGACCAGCGCGCCGCCCTCAAGACCGCGATGGACCTGGCCGGCGGCCGCACCGTCCTGCTCGCCCCCGGCCCCACCGCCCTCGGCTCGCTCACCCCCGGCGTCACCGCCGAGCCCCCGGCCGGCCCCGGCACCGCGGACCCCGCCTGCACCCTGCCCGCCGCGGTGTCCGCCGGCCCCGCCGAGACGGGCGACGGCATCCGCTACGCGACCCGCCTCCCCCGCGCCACCGGCTGCTACCCCGCCGGCGGCACGCCCACCCTGCTCGTCCTCCCCGCCACGGCCCCCGCCGCCGGCGACACCGTCCTCCTCGGCTCCCCCGCCCCCCTCCTCAACGAGCGCCTGGCCGAGGGGGGCAACGCCTCCCTGGCCCTCCACCTCCTCGGCTCCCGCCCGCACCTGGTCTGGTACCTCCCCTCGCTCGCCGACCCGGCTCTCACCGAGGGCACCGGCCCGCAGCGCTCCTTCGCCGACCTGATCCCCGCCGGCTGGTCCTGGGCCGTGCTCCAGCTCGCCGTTGCCGCCGGCCTCGCCGCCCTGTGGCGGGCCCGCCGCCTCGGCCCGCTGGTCGCCGAGCGGCTGCCGGTCGCCATCCGCGCCTCCGAGGCCACCGAGGGCCGCGCCCGCCTCTACCGCAAGGCCGACGCCCGCGACCGCGCCGCCGCCGTCCTGCGCGCGGCGACCCGTACGCGGCTGGCCGGCCTGCTCGGTGTCCCCGCCGGCCGCGCCCACGACCCGGCCACCCTCCTCCCGGCCCTGTCCGCCGTACGCTCCGGCCGCGCCGGCACGCCCGCCCCGGCCCCGACCGCCGCGTCGGCCACGCCCCCGGCCGACGCGGCCGCCCTCCTCTTCGGTACCGCTCCCGCCGACGACGCGGCACTCGTCGCGCTCGCCGACCACCTCGACGCCCTCGAAAGAGAGGTCCGTACTTCATGA
- a CDS encoding DUF4129 domain-containing protein has product MDASGGTALTPAAYATDGPPVTLPRVPAQEAAERELSRPAYHENDPGLLERALRAFWDWVGDLLGAASEVSPGGTPGLVAIVAVAVLLIAALWWRLGTPRRSAAATAGTLFTEGPRSAADHRTAAEAHAAAGHWTEAVQERMRAVVRSLEERTLLDPRPGRTADEAAAEAARTLPAHTADLRAAAREFDDVTYGGRTATPDAYARLRDLDTALARTTPTLPRAAHR; this is encoded by the coding sequence CTGGACGCGTCCGGCGGTACGGCGCTCACCCCGGCCGCGTACGCCACGGACGGCCCGCCGGTGACGCTCCCGCGCGTGCCCGCCCAGGAGGCGGCCGAACGCGAGCTGTCCCGGCCCGCCTACCACGAGAACGACCCGGGGCTCCTGGAACGGGCCCTGCGGGCCTTCTGGGACTGGGTGGGCGATCTCCTCGGCGCCGCCTCGGAGGTCTCCCCCGGCGGCACCCCGGGTCTCGTGGCCATCGTGGCCGTGGCCGTCCTGCTCATCGCCGCCCTCTGGTGGCGGCTCGGCACCCCCCGCCGGTCCGCCGCCGCCACGGCGGGCACCCTCTTCACCGAGGGCCCGCGCAGCGCCGCCGACCACCGCACCGCCGCCGAGGCGCACGCGGCCGCCGGCCACTGGACCGAGGCCGTACAGGAACGCATGCGCGCCGTCGTCCGCTCCCTTGAGGAACGCACCCTCCTCGACCCCCGCCCGGGCCGTACGGCCGACGAGGCGGCCGCCGAGGCCGCCCGCACGCTGCCCGCCCACACCGCGGACCTGCGCGCCGCGGCCCGCGAGTTCGACGACGTCACCTACGGCGGCCGCACCGCGACCCCCGACGCGTACGCCCGCCTCCGCGACCTCGACACGGCCCTCGCCCGCACCACCCCCACCCTCCCCCGGGCGGCCCACCGATGA